One genomic window of Mauremys mutica isolate MM-2020 ecotype Southern chromosome 5, ASM2049712v1, whole genome shotgun sequence includes the following:
- the LOC123370805 gene encoding uncharacterized protein LOC123370805 isoform X2, with translation MSSLLLCLLFVVFYAVLRLARSEALRRKRRHRKKKQKPKAFGCCEEELEEAGASLETCCPVHLEKFGLAQSLRLVERRLQYVARHLDEVLIPPSVSTSAMSQFSYSSRESTTPALWSPSSFSLREAAMIQSEPLCHTGEIMPVGGWEGSAHPIQAQPLTRPPAHSRRDRGEQTMGLDQTSVRGLDFNIRQKHLQSQLGAPTPYTESLAKMIPNVPALRPPDRDPRVKFNMSRVPFLSCEVLEELDCHVHTKRRPFLCSYVLMSRAYPSPPRNPTQLFCLQLHKPPSRGSHCWVSGTPSSN, from the exons gctcttcggaggaagaggagacacagaaagaaaaagcagaaaccaaaag CTTTTGGGTGCTGTGAGGAAGAGCTGGAGGAGGCTGGTGCATCCCTAGAGACATG CTGCCCTGTGCACCTGGAGAAGTTCGGCTTGGCTCAGAGCCTCAGGCTGGTTGAGAGGAGGCTACAGTACGTGGCCAGACACCTGGATGAAGTTCTGATACC GCCGAGTGTGTCGACATCTGCCATGAGCCAGTTCTCCTACTCCTCTAGGGAATCCACCACCCCTGCCCTCTGGAGTCCCAGCTCCTTTTCCCTGAGAGAAGCCGCCATGATTCAGTCAGAGCCCCTCTGCCACACAGGGGAGATCATGCCTGTCGGGGGCTGGGAAGGATCCGCTCATCCCATCCAAGCCCAGCCTCtcaccaggcctcctgcccacagcagacgagaccggggagagcagaccatGGGTCTGGACCAGACGTCAGTCCGTGGCTTAGACTTCAACATCCGCCAGAAGCATCTGCAGAGTCAACTGGGGGCTCCTACCCCATACACAGAGTCGCTGGCCAAGATGATCCCTAACGTCCCTGCTCTACGCCCACCAGACAGAGACCCCAGGGTGAAGTTCAACATGAGCAGGGTCCCTTTCCTAAGCTGTGAAGTCCTGGAGGAACTGGACTGTCACGTGCACACAAAGAGAcgacctttcttatgttcttatgttcttatgagcagggcttacccctcaccccccagaaaccccacacagctcttctgcctccagctccacaAACCCCCATCCCGGGGGAGCCATTGCTGGGTGAGCGGGACACCAAGCAGCAATTGA
- the LOC123370805 gene encoding uncharacterized protein LOC123370805 isoform X1: MYTCVLLVPVIWVAMVTQHSFSWRSRMALRRKRRHRKKKQKPKAFGCCEEELEEAGASLETCCPVHLEKFGLAQSLRLVERRLQYVARHLDEVLIPPSVSTSAMSQFSYSSRESTTPALWSPSSFSLREAAMIQSEPLCHTGEIMPVGGWEGSAHPIQAQPLTRPPAHSRRDRGEQTMGLDQTSVRGLDFNIRQKHLQSQLGAPTPYTESLAKMIPNVPALRPPDRDPRVKFNMSRVPFLSCEVLEELDCHVHTKRRPFLCSYVLMSRAYPSPPRNPTQLFCLQLHKPPSRGSHCWVSGTPSSN, translated from the exons gctcttcggaggaagaggagacacagaaagaaaaagcagaaaccaaaag CTTTTGGGTGCTGTGAGGAAGAGCTGGAGGAGGCTGGTGCATCCCTAGAGACATG CTGCCCTGTGCACCTGGAGAAGTTCGGCTTGGCTCAGAGCCTCAGGCTGGTTGAGAGGAGGCTACAGTACGTGGCCAGACACCTGGATGAAGTTCTGATACC GCCGAGTGTGTCGACATCTGCCATGAGCCAGTTCTCCTACTCCTCTAGGGAATCCACCACCCCTGCCCTCTGGAGTCCCAGCTCCTTTTCCCTGAGAGAAGCCGCCATGATTCAGTCAGAGCCCCTCTGCCACACAGGGGAGATCATGCCTGTCGGGGGCTGGGAAGGATCCGCTCATCCCATCCAAGCCCAGCCTCtcaccaggcctcctgcccacagcagacgagaccggggagagcagaccatGGGTCTGGACCAGACGTCAGTCCGTGGCTTAGACTTCAACATCCGCCAGAAGCATCTGCAGAGTCAACTGGGGGCTCCTACCCCATACACAGAGTCGCTGGCCAAGATGATCCCTAACGTCCCTGCTCTACGCCCACCAGACAGAGACCCCAGGGTGAAGTTCAACATGAGCAGGGTCCCTTTCCTAAGCTGTGAAGTCCTGGAGGAACTGGACTGTCACGTGCACACAAAGAGAcgacctttcttatgttcttatgttcttatgagcagggcttacccctcaccccccagaaaccccacacagctcttctgcctccagctccacaAACCCCCATCCCGGGGGAGCCATTGCTGGGTGAGCGGGACACCAAGCAGCAATTGA